Proteins encoded in a region of the Takifugu flavidus isolate HTHZ2018 chromosome 10, ASM371156v2, whole genome shotgun sequence genome:
- the si:dkeyp-69b9.6 gene encoding zinc finger protein 865 isoform X1 gives MFQFGKYNLDIIEMLSGHQAHQFKGLGLDRQLQHQQQVQLHQHQLQQQQQQQAESSGALLSGLGLGPLQGTRGNAFSDSASIFAKMSAPPPPPLQQQPSSSQSSRSKSSKMSSSSSSHSSGYPQFLRSFHPSEAALAQEQLHPGVGRFEHFAGGSSSSGSAGGLGGLVTSAPPPPPPLHPGLSVPQASSGPSTSSPSPSTSVTASNNPPSSSAVSSLGHQLVGAQSDARSLHQQFSCMLAANQYFLSGVPANASLEQFLVQQGTHNHLGIGLSQTGGETSTSLASPPALHSSHSHGHSTAQPQQGAPQPSQQQQLPPHALSHPHSHSHHPLHPGSQPSSLGGFDFQGIPVLSSNQIASLMQQEAGLPLPLPLHLSLSKDDGKGDSSSGGGGSSNSSSRRKKAMAGYLPQRKSDAAGNNSSSHSGNPSTTSNSGGLSHGQPPALIGSGVGITPMGGDPSSLLSSSSSSSSVVSSSSSSAPSSTAASVLVTNDSHLSKSDNQNSMQPNPSASDTEPLYSCRDCGKSFPHLSSLRRHLRMHEPTTAGTSNSSTTGPNPIHIKAQSDPSLPHSTQETQPSSNSCPSPDKLFHCSDCGKAFKKKGHLLQHGVIHSSARPYGCSTCSRAFNRRESLTRHEKIHEEKPFRCPACGRAFRESTSLLNHAASGTCGKPGYHDDHRSQGNPSPCYSGASPCGSGMAGPALRKAPLAPTLHPHSQSHGQHHHPQQQPHLPLSSLLDDSEDDVTSSVNNAISAITAASNSGNRGDDRGDIIGGLLGGLGLGPLGSPSSTSGIDKNFRGVGNQEPMSSNPQNPAAKPKRPRKPRAKKDPAQGGQPPKRRQYTPRMGPSGLPRTHLCSVCGKGFARRETLRRHDRIHTGEKPHHCTVCGKYFREAFHLSKHQTVHSGAKNYKCNICGKEFGYSQSLRRHSKLHQKGELEEVPTTPAAETLNSFNPNPQCSVTQDRSQNQAPSAATYYYPQDVKPQDGNAQPQPQPQPQPQPQPQPAPQPQAPAPPRLYTCAICWKSFRHHFHLTAHHQTVHEGGGDKLFRCEVCDKAFAYANSLTRHRQSQHGMTCTEPSNPQEGSSTDARGGNDVHQSASESEAATNALLQMAPSTESHGGQSLSVVTHSHQQAPPQTLVGYSPLFYDTAHSSAATASPYSQPLPPNSTIMAPQHPHSPAGVKGEHIYPAGSRSRTLHTTAPFQPLTELPSSEHHHLHHHHHHPHSHHHPHHQSGTQAHQHLDCDIQVTHNDMRRHKKKKKSPTGEIGMKISGSPKI, from the exons ATGTTCCAATTTGGAAAATACAATCTGGACATTATAGAGATGTTAAGTGGGCATCAGGCCCACCAGTTTAAAGGCCTCGGTTTAGATCGACAactacagcatcagcagcaagtGCAGCTTCACCAGCAtcaactccagcagcagcagcagcaacaggctgAGTCTTCtggagctctcctctctggactTGGCTTGGGCCCCCTGCAGGGGACTAGAGGTAACGCTTTTTCTGATTCTGCCTCCATTTTTGCCAAGATGAgtgcccctcctcccccacctttaCAACAACAGCCTTCCTCATCTCAGAGCTCTCGTTCAAAGTCAAGcaagatgagcagcagcagctcaagtCATTCTTCAGGCTACCCACAGTTCCTGCGCTCTTTCCACCCGTCTGAGGCAGCACTAGCACAAGAGCAGTTGCACCCAGGTGTAGGCCGCTTTGAGCACTTTGCTGGGGGAAGTAGCAGTAGTGGGAGTGCTGGGGGATTAGGAGGATTAGTAACATCtgcacctccaccccctcctccactgCATCCTGGCCTCTCTGTGCCCCAGGCATCATCTGgtccctccacttcctctccttccccttcaACCTCCGTGACAGCCTCTAATAACCCTCCCAGCAGCAGTGCAGTTAGCTCCTTGGGGCACCAATTGGTCGGGGCCCAGTCTGACGCGCGGAGTCTTCACCAACAGTTTAGTTGCATGTTAGCTGCTAACCAGTATTTCCTCTCTGGGGTACCTGCTAATGCTAGTTTAGAGCAGTTTCTTGTTCAACAAGGCACCCATAACCATTTAGGGATTGGGTTAAGCCAGACAGGTGGGGAAACTAGTACTAGTCTTGCTTCACCACCTGCTTTGCATTCTTCTCATTCCCATGGCCACTCCACTGCTCAGCCACAGCAGGGCGCACCGCAACCTTCCCAACAGCAACAGCTTCCACCACACGCTCTGTCTCACCCTCACTCTCATTCGCACCATCCGCTCCACCCAGGCTCCCAGCCCTCATCGCTAGGTGGCTTTGACTTTCAGGGAATCCCTGTGCTCTCATCAAATCAGATAGCTTCTCTGATGCAGCAGGAGGCAGGGTTACCCCTGCCCTTGCCACTTCACTTATCTTTAAGCAAGGATGATGGTAAAggggacagcagcagcggcgggggcggcagtagcaacagtagtagtaggagAAAGAAAGCTATGGCTGGCTATTTGCCACAGAGGAAATCTGACGCCGCTGGTAATAACAGTAGCAGCCACAGTGGTAATCCAAGCACTACTAGCAACAGCGGAGGACTTAGTCATGGTCAGCCCCCGGCTTTAATCGGGAGCGGGGTTGGTATAACGCCTATGGGTGGAGACCCATCATCACTTCTTTCttcgtcatcttcatcctcatctgtagtttcttcctcctcctcctctgctccctcttccaCTGCTGCCTCAGTCCTCGTTACTAATGACTCTCATCTTTCTAAATCTGATAACCAGAACTCAATGCAACCAAACCCCTCAGCGTCTGATACAGAGCCCCTTTATAGCTGTAGAGATTGTGGCAAAAGCTTTCCTCACCTTTCAAGCCTTCGCAGGCATTTGCGCATGCATGAGCCAACCACAGCGGGTACTAGCAATAGTAGCACGACTGGTCCGAACCCTATTCATATTAAAGCACAGTCTGATCCAAGCCTCCCACATTCGACCCAAGAAACTCAGCCCTCATCCAATTCATGTCCTAGCCCAGACAAACTATTTCATTGCTCTGATTGTGGCAAAGCCTTTAAGAAAAAAGGGCACCTCCTGCAACACGGAGTTATACACTCTTCGGCCCGCCCGTATGGCTGCTCCACCTGTTCTCGGGCTTTTAATCGTAGAGAATCATTGACACGTCACGAGAAGATACATGAGGAAAAGCCATTCCGATGTCCCGCCTGTGGTCGTGCCTTCCGTGAGAGCACCTCTCTTCTCAACCATGCTGCCTCAGGCACCTGCGGCAAGCCAG GCTACCACGATGACCACCGTTCTCAAGGTAATCCATCTCCATGCTACTCTGGTGCCTCCCCCTGTGGAAGTGGGATGGCGGGCCCCGCTCTAAGAAAGGCTCCACTGGCTCCAACACTGCATCCGCACTCACAGAGCCACGGCCAGCACCACCATCCACAGCAACAGCCCCACCTGCCCCTTTCTTCTCTACTGGATGACTCGGAGGATGATGTTACCAGCTCTGTCAATAATGCTATCTCTGCGATCACGGCTGCAAGTAACAGTGGAAATAGAGGGGATGATAGGGGAGACATCATAGGAGGCCTTCTAGGTGGTCTGGGTTTAGGTCCTCTGGGCTCACCCTCGTCAACATCTGGTATTGATAAGAATTTCAGAGGCGTGGGGAACCAGGAACCAATGAGCAGCAACCCACAAAATCCGGCTGCCAAACCAAAACGTCCACGTAAACCCAGAGCTAAGAAAGACCCTGCGCAAGGTGGACAGCCCCCCAAACGTAGGCAGTACACTCCCAGAATGGGTCCAAGCGGGCTTCCACGCACTCACCTTTGCAGCGTCTGCGGTAAGGGCTTTGCACGCCGCGAGACCCTCCGCAGACACGATCGCATTCACACTGGAGAAAAGCCCCACCACTGCACCGTGTGTGGAAAGTATTTCCGAGAGGCTTTTCACCTCAGCAAGCATCAAACGGTCCACTCTGGGGCAAAGAATTACAAATGCAACATATGTGGAAAAGAGTTTGGCTATTCCCAGAGCCTCAGAAGGCATAGCAAGCTCCACCAGAAAGGGGAGCTAGAAGAGGTGCCCACAACCCCTGCTGCAGAGACCCTCAACAGCTTTAATCCAAACCCTCAATGTAGCGTTACCCAAGACCGGAGCCAGAACCAAGCACCCAGCGCCGCCACATATTACTACCCTCAAGATGTCAAGCCTCAAGACGGCAACgcccagcctcagcctcagcctcagcctcagcctcagcctcagcctcagcctgcaCCTCAACCACAAGCGCCAGCTCCGCCACGCCTCTACACCTGTGCTATATGTTGGAAATCATTTCGCCATCACTTCCACCTGACGGCTCATCACCAGACAGTTCACGAAGGCGGGGGTGATAAGCTGTTTCGCTGCGAGGTGTGCGACAAAGCCTTTGCCTACGCGAATAGCCTCACTCGCCACCGGCAGTCGCAGCACGGGATGACCTGCACTGAACCATCTAATCCTCAAgaaggcagcagcacagacgccAGGGGTGGAAATGACGTTCATCAGTCGGCGTCAGAGAGCGAGGCTGCCACTAATGCGCTTCTACAGATGGCTCCTTCCACAGAGAGCCACGGAGGTCAAAGTCTAAGCGTTGTAACTCACAGCCACCAACAAGCACCCCCACAAACACTTGTTGGATACTCTCCCCTCTTTTACGACACGGCCCATTCTTCAGCCGCTACCGCATCACCTTATTCTCAGCCTCTTCCTCCAAACTCTACAATTATGGCGCCCCAGCATCCACATTCCCCGGCTGGGGTGAAAGGAGAGCACATATATCCGGCTGGATCCCGTAGCCGCACGCTTCACACAACAGCCCCATTTCAGCCCCTTACGGAACTGCCCTCCTCTGAACATCATcacctgcatcatcatcatcatcatcctcactcccaccatcatcctcatcatcagtCAGGCACCCAGGCCCACCAGCACCTCGACTGCGACATCCAGGTAACACACAATGACATGAGACgacacaagaagaaaaaaaaaagtccaacagGAGAGATTGGAATGAAAATAAGTGGGAGTCCCAAGATTTAG
- the si:dkeyp-69b9.6 gene encoding zinc finger protein 768 isoform X2: MFQFGKYNLDIIEMLSGHQAHQFKGLGLDRQLQHQQQVQLHQHQLQQQQQQQAESSGALLSGLGLGPLQGTRGYHDDHRSQGNPSPCYSGASPCGSGMAGPALRKAPLAPTLHPHSQSHGQHHHPQQQPHLPLSSLLDDSEDDVTSSVNNAISAITAASNSGNRGDDRGDIIGGLLGGLGLGPLGSPSSTSGIDKNFRGVGNQEPMSSNPQNPAAKPKRPRKPRAKKDPAQGGQPPKRRQYTPRMGPSGLPRTHLCSVCGKGFARRETLRRHDRIHTGEKPHHCTVCGKYFREAFHLSKHQTVHSGAKNYKCNICGKEFGYSQSLRRHSKLHQKGELEEVPTTPAAETLNSFNPNPQCSVTQDRSQNQAPSAATYYYPQDVKPQDGNAQPQPQPQPQPQPQPQPAPQPQAPAPPRLYTCAICWKSFRHHFHLTAHHQTVHEGGGDKLFRCEVCDKAFAYANSLTRHRQSQHGMTCTEPSNPQEGSSTDARGGNDVHQSASESEAATNALLQMAPSTESHGGQSLSVVTHSHQQAPPQTLVGYSPLFYDTAHSSAATASPYSQPLPPNSTIMAPQHPHSPAGVKGEHIYPAGSRSRTLHTTAPFQPLTELPSSEHHHLHHHHHHPHSHHHPHHQSGTQAHQHLDCDIQVTHNDMRRHKKKKKSPTGEIGMKISGSPKI; encoded by the exons ATGTTCCAATTTGGAAAATACAATCTGGACATTATAGAGATGTTAAGTGGGCATCAGGCCCACCAGTTTAAAGGCCTCGGTTTAGATCGACAactacagcatcagcagcaagtGCAGCTTCACCAGCAtcaactccagcagcagcagcagcaacaggctgAGTCTTCtggagctctcctctctggactTGGCTTGGGCCCCCTGCAGGGGACTAGAG GCTACCACGATGACCACCGTTCTCAAGGTAATCCATCTCCATGCTACTCTGGTGCCTCCCCCTGTGGAAGTGGGATGGCGGGCCCCGCTCTAAGAAAGGCTCCACTGGCTCCAACACTGCATCCGCACTCACAGAGCCACGGCCAGCACCACCATCCACAGCAACAGCCCCACCTGCCCCTTTCTTCTCTACTGGATGACTCGGAGGATGATGTTACCAGCTCTGTCAATAATGCTATCTCTGCGATCACGGCTGCAAGTAACAGTGGAAATAGAGGGGATGATAGGGGAGACATCATAGGAGGCCTTCTAGGTGGTCTGGGTTTAGGTCCTCTGGGCTCACCCTCGTCAACATCTGGTATTGATAAGAATTTCAGAGGCGTGGGGAACCAGGAACCAATGAGCAGCAACCCACAAAATCCGGCTGCCAAACCAAAACGTCCACGTAAACCCAGAGCTAAGAAAGACCCTGCGCAAGGTGGACAGCCCCCCAAACGTAGGCAGTACACTCCCAGAATGGGTCCAAGCGGGCTTCCACGCACTCACCTTTGCAGCGTCTGCGGTAAGGGCTTTGCACGCCGCGAGACCCTCCGCAGACACGATCGCATTCACACTGGAGAAAAGCCCCACCACTGCACCGTGTGTGGAAAGTATTTCCGAGAGGCTTTTCACCTCAGCAAGCATCAAACGGTCCACTCTGGGGCAAAGAATTACAAATGCAACATATGTGGAAAAGAGTTTGGCTATTCCCAGAGCCTCAGAAGGCATAGCAAGCTCCACCAGAAAGGGGAGCTAGAAGAGGTGCCCACAACCCCTGCTGCAGAGACCCTCAACAGCTTTAATCCAAACCCTCAATGTAGCGTTACCCAAGACCGGAGCCAGAACCAAGCACCCAGCGCCGCCACATATTACTACCCTCAAGATGTCAAGCCTCAAGACGGCAACgcccagcctcagcctcagcctcagcctcagcctcagcctcagcctcagcctgcaCCTCAACCACAAGCGCCAGCTCCGCCACGCCTCTACACCTGTGCTATATGTTGGAAATCATTTCGCCATCACTTCCACCTGACGGCTCATCACCAGACAGTTCACGAAGGCGGGGGTGATAAGCTGTTTCGCTGCGAGGTGTGCGACAAAGCCTTTGCCTACGCGAATAGCCTCACTCGCCACCGGCAGTCGCAGCACGGGATGACCTGCACTGAACCATCTAATCCTCAAgaaggcagcagcacagacgccAGGGGTGGAAATGACGTTCATCAGTCGGCGTCAGAGAGCGAGGCTGCCACTAATGCGCTTCTACAGATGGCTCCTTCCACAGAGAGCCACGGAGGTCAAAGTCTAAGCGTTGTAACTCACAGCCACCAACAAGCACCCCCACAAACACTTGTTGGATACTCTCCCCTCTTTTACGACACGGCCCATTCTTCAGCCGCTACCGCATCACCTTATTCTCAGCCTCTTCCTCCAAACTCTACAATTATGGCGCCCCAGCATCCACATTCCCCGGCTGGGGTGAAAGGAGAGCACATATATCCGGCTGGATCCCGTAGCCGCACGCTTCACACAACAGCCCCATTTCAGCCCCTTACGGAACTGCCCTCCTCTGAACATCATcacctgcatcatcatcatcatcatcctcactcccaccatcatcctcatcatcagtCAGGCACCCAGGCCCACCAGCACCTCGACTGCGACATCCAGGTAACACACAATGACATGAGACgacacaagaagaaaaaaaaaagtccaacagGAGAGATTGGAATGAAAATAAGTGGGAGTCCCAAGATTTAG
- the LOC130532930 gene encoding protein shisa-6, whose product MTPTTNLRVLAVSLLSLLTAPLTTVAETSPSPPPPRLDRSGRPFTEQPDTEPGYSLLLRALQNTIRPAALRDRAKKAAKPPETSQGVLETPPRPLPQVMFLKNVTSAEALAPPLGAAQVAPVRPHMMDMWMDVCRGYYDVMGHFDSAFNCSKDTFIFCCGTCHYRFCCPERSRQLEQDNCRNYDSPDWAKPQTESITTPEDGGSDVDFDPLKQQSHNTGFVIGGVVAFMVAVAVGIKVVFNKVQQEAHQRDLNMPRALVDMLRHQSSPVQQDERNNSVALAVGDGQGTLGRAPKNLYAPGLPSKDNRLGNLQHNFIHSSGTSPKHTATIERTPRMNNAQLAAGGTLLSSKHNNTKSQPSFHHSLHNLAQLPPSYESATKPELNRYSSLKRLEKGLDEYSSGYCTTKRRPHTAQPALQSSQHHLHWGGDYTLSGRGTLPRHAARPWIPPPPSGMPASPTPNPYPLDPPEPQYNPNYDTLSKPPRKVKSTDQLLNMGDVPGNTGTLSRLSKNQQHQYYKAMAASNKNSNTQTLTRKTQDRREERQERQERLLMSPDHLEDRMGVPGMGVVDPYAHTGGIVPTLPRQQKAQSQQNVCATPTLDRHHMIKMNSHPTSGREQERNPGMTGHMSGGMGWAGEMPGAGVVMGTGTLGGHSARRMAFAAKRQNTIEQLHFIPGGGGGGSAGSGGGNQGIRTGSKNEVTV is encoded by the exons ATGACGCCCACCACCAATCTCCGAGTCCTCGctgtctctctgctctccctcctcactGCCCCGCTCACCACCGTCGCGGAGACCTCtccgtcccctcctcctccgcgcTTAGATCGCTCAGGGAGGCCATTTACCGAGCAGCCCGACACTGAGCCCGGGTACTCCCTCCTGCTCAGGGCCTTGCAGAACACGATCAGACCGGCTGCTCTGCGAGACCGGGCCAAAAAAGCAGCGAAGCCGCCAGAAACATCACAGGGCGTTCTGGAGACTCCTCCTCGACCCCTCCCCCAGGTCATGTTCCTTAAAAATGTCACGTCAGCAGAGGCCCTGGCGCCTCCCCTCGGCGCGGCTCAGGTCGCGCCCGTCCGGCCCCACATGATGGACATGTGGATGGATGTATGTCGGGGTTACTACGACGTCATGGGGCACTTCGACAGTGCGTTCAATTGCTCCAAGGAcaccttcatcttctgctgcgGAACCTGCCACTACCGCTTCTGCTGCCCAGAACGGAGCCGGCAACTGGAACAGGACAACTGCAGAAACTACGACTCTCCAGACTGGGCCAAGCCGCAGACAGAATCCATCACGACGCCTGAGGATGGAGGGTCCGACGTTGACTTCGACCCGCTCAAGCAGCAGAGCCACAACACGGGCTTCGTCATCGGGGGTGTGGTGGCGTTCATGGTGGCCGTCGCCGTGGGCATCAAGGTGGTTTTCAACAAGGTGCAGCAGGAAGCCCACCAGAGGGATCTCAACATGCCCAG AGCCCTTGTTGACATGTTGCGGCACCAGTCGAGCCCAGTGCAGCAAGACGAGAGGAACAACAGCGTGGCTCTGGCTGTCGGGGACGGACAGGGGACGCTGGGGAGAGCTCCAAAAAATCTCTACGCCCCAGGATTGCCCAGCAAGGACAACAGAT TGGGAAATTTGCAGCACAATTTCATCCACTCGTCAGGGACCAGCCCCAAACACACCGCAACTATTG AACGCACCCCTCGGATGAACAACGCTCAGCTGGCAGCAGGCGGCACCCTGCTCTCTAGTAAACACAACAACACCAAATCCCAGCCTTCCTTTCATCACTCCCTGCACAACCTGGCTCAGCTGCCGCCTTCCTATGAGAGCGCCACCAAGCCCGAACTCAACCGCTACTCTTCCCTCAAACGCCTCG AGAAAGGTCTCGATGAGTACTCGTCTGGCTACTGCACCACCAAGCGTCGGCCGCACACGGCCCAGCCGGCCCTCCAGTCCTCtcagcaccacctccactggGGCGGAGACTACACCCTCAGCGGGAGAGGAACCCTCCCCAGACACGCAGCCCGTCCCTGGATCCCGCCGCCGCCTTCTGGGATGCCTGCCTCGCCCACTCCCAATCCTTACCCTCTCGATCCCCCAGAGCCGCAGTACAACCCCAATTATGACACCCTCTCCAAGCCTCCGAGGAAAGTCAAGTCCACCGACCAGCTGCTCAACATGGGCGACGTCCCCGGCAACACGGGGACCCTGTCCAGGCTGTCCAAGAACCAGCAACACCAGTACTACAAAGCCATGGCTGCCTCCAACAAGAACTCTAACACGCAGACCCTCACCAGGAAGACCCAAGAccggagagaggagaggcaggagcgGCAGGAGCGGCTGCTCATGTCCCCGGATCATCTGGAGGACAGGATGGGAGTCCCCGGCATGGGAGTGGTGGATCCGTACGCCCACACGGGTGGGATCGTCCCCACTCTGCCTCGCCAACAGAAGGCCCAATCCCAGCAGAACGTCTGCGCTACGCCCACGCTGGACCGGCACCACATGATCAAGATGAACTCTCACCCCACGTCCGGAcgggagcaggagaggaaccCGGGAATGACGGGGCACATGAGCGGGGGCATGGGCTGGGCGGGAGAGATGCCCGGGGCCGGGGTAGTTATGGGAACGGGAACACTGGGGGGCCACAGCGCCAGGAGGATGGCCTTCGCAGCGAAGAGGCAGAACACCATCGAGCAGCTACACTTCATACCCggagggggcggcggggggTCGGCAGGAAGCGGCGGGGGTAACCAGGGGATCAGAACAGGGAGTAAAAACGAGGTGACAGTGTGA